Proteins encoded within one genomic window of Kibdelosporangium phytohabitans:
- a CDS encoding CPBP family intramembrane glutamic endopeptidase: MQLVSPVVLLALPLGIGSVIAVVAGYRKLSEVVEQRVDVPELGTVRVWSQLWRGALLGFGLFVLLILLIGMFGGWQDMAWGSIWGCLGTAGLVASVAVTEEVLLRGVLFRIMEERTGTVVALIVSSLIFGLTHSISANATLWGVLSIALTGGG, from the coding sequence ATGCAGCTGGTGTCACCCGTCGTACTGCTCGCTCTGCCGTTGGGGATTGGCTCGGTCATCGCTGTTGTGGCCGGTTATCGCAAGCTGTCGGAGGTTGTGGAGCAGCGGGTAGATGTCCCGGAACTCGGCACGGTGCGGGTGTGGTCGCAGCTGTGGCGTGGGGCGTTGCTGGGGTTCGGGCTGTTCGTCCTGTTGATCCTGCTGATCGGGATGTTCGGTGGCTGGCAGGACATGGCGTGGGGCTCGATCTGGGGCTGCCTCGGCACTGCCGGGCTGGTGGCTAGCGTCGCGGTCACCGAAGAGGTGCTGTTGCGCGGTGTGCTGTTCCGGATCATGGAGGAACGCACCGGGACGGTGGTCGCGCTGATCGTGTCGTCGCTGATCTTCGGTCTGACGCACTCGATCAGCGCCAACGCGACGCTGTGGGGTGTGCTGTCGATCGCCTTGACGGGTGGGGGCTGA
- a CDS encoding RICIN domain-containing protein: MRKRFAVLFAVLSVMAPVVLSAAPANADGWWLQYSDRSARLCMDVPGGSTAEFVFLKQATCKTPVGSGSYNQLFQLQLLGNGNYWVIPRNSNKCVQVWNESTADGAGIQQLACYSSLSQQWNTPVVSENPNGSVNLMFRNVLSGKCITANGNGTTLTQQSCDRSNLRQVWRQHLRDAGGGSN, translated from the coding sequence ATGCGCAAGCGTTTCGCGGTCCTTTTCGCTGTATTGTCGGTGATGGCTCCAGTTGTCCTGTCCGCGGCTCCGGCCAATGCCGATGGGTGGTGGCTGCAGTACTCTGACCGCAGCGCCAGATTGTGCATGGACGTACCCGGTGGCTCAACGGCCGAGTTCGTCTTCCTCAAGCAGGCCACGTGCAAGACTCCGGTCGGCAGCGGATCGTACAACCAGCTGTTCCAGCTCCAGTTGCTCGGCAACGGCAACTACTGGGTGATTCCGAGGAACAGCAATAAGTGCGTCCAAGTCTGGAACGAGTCCACCGCCGACGGTGCGGGCATTCAGCAATTGGCGTGTTACAGCAGCCTCAGCCAGCAATGGAACACCCCGGTCGTCAGCGAGAACCCGAACGGCTCCGTCAACCTCATGTTCCGCAACGTGCTCAGCGGCAAGTGCATCACTGCCAACGGCAATGGCACCACCCTGACCCAGCAGTCCTGCGACAGGTCGAACCTCCGCCAAGTATGGCGTCAGCACCTCCGCGACGCCGGTGGCGGTAGCAACTGA
- a CDS encoding PadR family transcriptional regulator, translated as MEVSQLLKGVLDLAVLAVLHEQDGYGYDVVRRLRGAGLDEIGDASVYGTLRRLFNAGLLTSYLVPSEEGPHRKYYSLNEAGRQRMAESAQTWRVFAQTMNSLVETV; from the coding sequence ATGGAAGTCAGTCAACTGCTCAAAGGGGTGCTCGACCTCGCCGTGCTCGCAGTGCTGCATGAGCAGGACGGCTACGGCTACGACGTCGTACGCCGGTTGCGCGGTGCTGGGCTGGACGAGATCGGCGACGCCTCGGTGTACGGCACGCTACGCCGGCTTTTCAACGCCGGCCTGCTTACGTCGTACCTCGTCCCAAGCGAGGAGGGCCCGCATCGCAAGTACTACAGCCTCAACGAGGCAGGTAGGCAGCGGATGGCCGAGTCGGCGCAAACCTGGCGTGTGTTCGCGCAAACCATGAACAGTCTGGTGGAGACGGTATGA
- a CDS encoding HAAS signaling domain-containing protein, whose product MNSKTGSAEDYLAEVRKQLADLPPEEVTDILADITPQILEAATDSDRPLTERLGMPRRYAEELRAAAGLPARPSSGTGTARFALWSLTVGSVAAVGAGFLNMWVMRVSPRTFGGAVRLPLILALLLLLAGALTAIRLGPSIRSVMALPEVRRVCAVVSRIPVGVRAYIHSVQPGWWLARGVLIAAPALLAHQPSILWVVALFTLAGVGVWTGPRGRTDRRWLWISVPTTGFALGTLLLMVDVFWVNPVMMTGDGTFHFVDRLLLTA is encoded by the coding sequence ATGAATTCGAAAACCGGCAGTGCGGAGGACTACCTGGCCGAGGTCCGCAAGCAGTTGGCCGACCTTCCGCCCGAGGAGGTCACCGACATCCTGGCGGACATCACCCCCCAGATCCTCGAAGCGGCGACCGATTCCGATCGTCCGCTCACCGAGCGGCTGGGCATGCCTCGCCGGTACGCCGAGGAGTTGCGGGCGGCGGCGGGCTTGCCGGCACGTCCTTCGTCCGGTACGGGAACGGCACGCTTCGCGTTGTGGAGCCTCACGGTGGGGAGCGTCGCGGCGGTAGGTGCCGGCTTCCTCAACATGTGGGTGATGAGAGTGAGCCCCCGCACCTTCGGGGGCGCCGTTCGACTTCCCCTGATCCTCGCCCTGCTTCTGCTGTTGGCGGGCGCGTTGACCGCGATCCGGCTCGGTCCGTCGATCCGCTCGGTCATGGCGTTGCCCGAAGTTCGACGCGTCTGCGCCGTCGTCAGCCGCATCCCGGTCGGGGTGCGCGCCTATATCCACTCTGTACAGCCCGGCTGGTGGTTGGCGCGCGGCGTACTGATCGCCGCCCCGGCTCTCCTCGCTCACCAGCCCAGCATCCTCTGGGTAGTGGCGCTGTTCACCCTGGCGGGTGTTGGCGTGTGGACAGGTCCGCGCGGACGGACCGACCGGCGCTGGCTGTGGATCAGCGTCCCGACCACCGGATTCGCTCTCGGCACCCTGTTGCTGATGGTGGATGTCTTCTGGGTGAACCCGGTCATGATGACGGGAGACGGCACGTTCCACTTCGTGGACAGGTTGCTGCTGACCGCTTGA
- a CDS encoding fatty acid desaturase family protein, whose amino-acid sequence MTTLDKPLPDVADPPRGSDFARLSRQIKQAGLLDRRYGYYFARMAINVILLAVGGVAFALLGDSWWQLLNAAFLALVFTQFAFIGHDAGHKQIFRSRKRNDFVGYLHGGVTGISYQWWVGKHNLHHANPNHEDHDPDIDLPALAFSREQSRTKHGIYRWITKYQAFLFFPLLLLEAAMLRIASIQAVVRREIKKPVLEAALLTVPLAGYLTALFLVLSPPQAILFIVVNQGLMGVYLGCSFAPNHKGMPILTKEQELDHLRKQVLTSRNISGGRWVDGLLGGLNYQIEHHLFPHMPRPNLRRAQPIVETFCARNTIPYSKATLLNSYAQVLRHLHDAGAPLRKHPAPATTS is encoded by the coding sequence ATGACCACATTGGACAAACCGCTGCCGGACGTGGCTGATCCGCCACGAGGAAGCGACTTCGCCCGGCTGTCCCGGCAGATCAAGCAGGCCGGGCTGCTGGACCGCCGGTACGGGTACTACTTCGCGCGGATGGCGATCAACGTCATCCTGCTCGCCGTCGGCGGCGTGGCGTTCGCACTGCTCGGCGACTCGTGGTGGCAGCTGCTGAACGCGGCGTTCCTCGCGCTGGTGTTCACCCAGTTCGCCTTCATCGGCCACGACGCGGGGCACAAGCAGATCTTCCGCTCACGCAAGCGCAACGACTTCGTCGGCTACCTGCACGGCGGGGTCACCGGAATCAGCTACCAGTGGTGGGTCGGCAAACACAACCTGCACCACGCCAACCCCAACCACGAGGACCACGATCCCGACATAGACCTGCCCGCGCTGGCCTTCAGCCGTGAGCAGTCCCGCACGAAACACGGGATCTACCGGTGGATCACCAAGTACCAGGCGTTCCTGTTCTTCCCACTGCTGCTGCTCGAAGCGGCGATGTTGCGCATCGCCAGCATCCAGGCAGTGGTTCGCCGTGAGATCAAGAAGCCCGTTCTGGAAGCGGCACTGCTGACCGTTCCCCTCGCCGGGTATCTGACGGCGCTGTTCCTGGTGCTCTCGCCGCCGCAGGCGATCCTGTTCATCGTCGTGAACCAGGGTCTGATGGGCGTCTACCTCGGTTGTTCCTTCGCCCCCAACCACAAGGGCATGCCCATCCTGACGAAGGAACAGGAGCTCGACCACCTGCGCAAACAGGTACTGACATCACGCAACATCTCCGGCGGCCGTTGGGTCGACGGCTTGCTCGGCGGTCTGAACTACCAGATCGAGCACCACCTGTTCCCCCACATGCCCCGCCCCAACCTCCGCCGCGCCCAGCCCATCGTGGAAACCTTCTGTGCGCGAAACACCATCCCCTACAGCAAAGCCACCCTGCTCAATTCCTACGCCCAGGTTCTTCGCCACCTCCACGACGCAGGCGCACCCCTCCGCAAACACCCAGCACCCGCCACAACCTCCTGA